A single window of Pontibacillus chungwhensis DNA harbors:
- a CDS encoding TetR/AcrR family transcriptional regulator, producing MAERMEAAGKDGEFVTKKVPTSIKDERLIKKRRDQMIKGAVALFKEKGFHKTTTRELAKASGFSIGTLYEYIRTKEDVLFLVCDFIYEHVKERMEAVIDMNETGMDSLERAIRSYFQLMDDMQDEVVVMYQEVKSLPKDAQDYVLQKERDMLHMIECVIENSLSDPIEEKDRKLLANNIFVQGQMWGFRRWVLQKEFTLQSYTERQMHFLFQGLSLSEPI from the coding sequence ATGGCTGAAAGAATGGAAGCAGCGGGGAAGGATGGGGAGTTCGTGACGAAAAAGGTGCCGACGTCGATTAAAGATGAACGATTAATTAAAAAGCGACGCGACCAAATGATTAAGGGAGCAGTGGCTTTATTTAAAGAAAAAGGCTTTCACAAAACAACTACGCGCGAACTGGCGAAAGCCTCTGGATTCAGCATCGGAACGCTGTACGAGTATATTCGTACGAAAGAAGATGTGTTGTTTCTCGTCTGTGATTTCATCTATGAACACGTTAAAGAACGTATGGAAGCCGTTATTGATATGAATGAAACGGGGATGGACAGTCTCGAGCGAGCGATTCGCTCTTATTTTCAGCTAATGGATGACATGCAGGATGAAGTCGTTGTGATGTATCAGGAAGTGAAGTCCCTTCCTAAAGATGCGCAGGACTACGTGTTGCAAAAAGAGCGCGATATGCTCCATATGATTGAATGTGTCATCGAGAATAGCTTGTCAGACCCCATTGAAGAGAAAGATCGAAAACTATTAGCCAATAACATCTTCGTTCAGGGACAGATGTGGGGATTCAGACGCTGGGTCCTCCAGAAAGAATTTACACTCCAATCGTATACAGAGCGACAGATGCATTTTTTGTTTCAAGGATTATCACTTTCAGAGCCTATATAA
- the meaB gene encoding methylmalonyl Co-A mutase-associated GTPase MeaB produces the protein MHELAERIQAGDIRAMAKAITLVENNHPDKLELLSDVFSIKKNAHYIGITGSPGAGKSSLVNRLLTHLRELGLTVAVIAVDPTSPFSGGALLGDRIRMQQHFTDPGIFIRSMATRGSLGGLSRATKDSIRVCDAFGFDVVLVETVGVGQSELDIMKVVDTTAVVLTPNSGDVLQMFKAGIMEIADLFVVNKADLPGVRKLKVQLEELLMISHGEWMNPIVETVSTENKGIDTLWRSMTEHLAYLKETEAGIEKRKDQLELEVYDLIREELWKDIQTFVEADEEKQKQLREENLDPYELAGEWLKEWKQRGRMGSS, from the coding sequence ATGCACGAGCTAGCTGAACGCATTCAGGCAGGGGATATCCGGGCAATGGCAAAGGCAATTACGTTAGTGGAGAATAACCATCCTGATAAATTGGAGCTTCTCAGTGATGTATTTTCTATTAAGAAAAACGCTCATTATATTGGCATTACAGGCTCACCTGGTGCTGGGAAAAGCTCGCTCGTCAATCGGCTTCTGACCCACTTGCGGGAGCTCGGATTAACAGTAGCGGTCATTGCTGTTGATCCTACGAGCCCGTTTAGCGGGGGCGCATTGTTAGGTGACCGGATTCGGATGCAGCAACACTTCACAGATCCTGGCATCTTTATTCGTAGCATGGCCACGCGTGGCAGTCTTGGTGGTTTATCACGAGCTACGAAAGACTCGATTCGGGTCTGTGATGCTTTCGGGTTTGATGTTGTGTTAGTCGAAACGGTGGGAGTCGGCCAGTCCGAGCTTGATATTATGAAAGTCGTGGATACGACAGCGGTTGTACTCACTCCGAACAGCGGAGACGTGTTGCAAATGTTTAAAGCCGGGATTATGGAAATTGCAGACCTCTTCGTAGTAAACAAGGCAGACCTCCCTGGAGTCAGGAAGTTAAAAGTACAGCTTGAGGAGCTGCTGATGATCTCCCACGGGGAGTGGATGAACCCTATTGTTGAGACCGTTTCGACAGAGAATAAAGGAATCGATACGCTCTGGCGTTCCATGACAGAGCACCTGGCATACTTAAAGGAAACAGAGGCAGGGATAGAAAAGCGGAAAGACCAGCTTGAATTAGAGGTCTATGACCTGATCCGAGAAGAATTGTGGAAGGATATACAGACATTCGTCGAAGCGGACGAGGAGAAGCAGAAACAGCTCCGGGAAGAGAATCTCGATCCGTATGAACTGGCCGGTGAATGGCTGAAAGAATGGAAGCAGCGGGGAAGGATGGGGAGTTCGTGA
- a CDS encoding acyl-CoA dehydrogenase, with product MNFQLTEEQEMLRKMVRDFAKNEVEPTAAERDEEERFDREIFDKMAELGLTGIPWPEEYGGIGSDYVSYVIAVEELSRVCASTGVTLSAHISLASWPLFKYGNEEQKKTYLAELARGEKLGAYALSEPGAGSDVASMRTSARKDGDHYVLNGSKVWITNGGVADTYIVFAKTDADAKHKGISAFIVEKGTPGFTFGKKEKKLGIRSSPTTELIFEECKVPAKNMLGAEGDGFKIAMTTLDGGRNGIAAQALGIAQGALDASVGYAKEREQFGKPIAANQGVSFKLADMATDIEAARLLTYQAAWLESEGKAYGKASAMSKLFAGDAAMRITVEAVQVFGGYGYTKDYPVERYMRDAKITQIYEGTNEIQRLVIGRMLTKE from the coding sequence ATGAATTTTCAATTAACCGAAGAGCAAGAAATGCTTCGTAAAATGGTACGGGATTTTGCGAAGAATGAAGTAGAACCAACAGCAGCAGAACGTGATGAAGAGGAACGCTTTGACCGTGAGATTTTTGACAAAATGGCTGAGCTTGGCCTGACAGGAATTCCATGGCCTGAGGAATACGGGGGGATCGGTTCTGATTATGTAAGCTATGTGATTGCTGTAGAAGAATTATCCCGCGTATGTGCCTCAACTGGGGTTACGCTATCGGCTCACATTTCACTTGCAAGCTGGCCGCTATTTAAATACGGAAACGAAGAACAGAAGAAAACATACTTAGCTGAACTTGCTCGTGGGGAGAAGCTTGGGGCTTATGCCTTATCAGAACCAGGAGCCGGATCAGATGTCGCGTCGATGCGAACATCAGCTAGAAAAGATGGCGATCACTACGTGTTAAACGGAAGCAAGGTGTGGATTACAAACGGCGGAGTGGCAGATACCTATATCGTATTTGCGAAAACAGATGCCGATGCCAAGCATAAAGGCATTAGTGCCTTTATCGTTGAAAAAGGAACTCCTGGATTTACGTTCGGGAAGAAAGAGAAGAAGCTCGGTATTCGTTCTTCTCCTACAACAGAGTTGATTTTTGAAGAGTGTAAAGTTCCGGCTAAAAATATGCTTGGGGCTGAAGGAGATGGCTTTAAGATTGCGATGACCACACTCGATGGCGGAAGAAACGGGATTGCAGCTCAAGCTCTTGGTATCGCACAAGGCGCCCTTGATGCGTCAGTTGGGTATGCGAAAGAGCGCGAACAATTCGGTAAGCCGATTGCAGCGAACCAGGGCGTTTCGTTCAAGCTGGCAGATATGGCAACGGATATCGAAGCAGCGAGACTCCTAACCTATCAGGCTGCCTGGCTCGAGTCAGAAGGCAAAGCATACGGGAAAGCTTCTGCTATGTCGAAACTGTTTGCAGGGGACGCGGCGATGCGGATTACGGTCGAAGCGGTGCAAGTCTTCGGAGGCTATGGCTATACGAAAGACTACCCGGTTGAGCGCTACATGCGTGATGCGAAGATTACGCAAATCTATGAAGGTACAAATGAAATCCAGCGTCTTGTTATTGGACGTATGCTGACGAAAGAATAG
- a CDS encoding acyl-CoA dehydrogenase: MNLQFTEEQQMMRKMVRDFAEREVAPAVERMEKEDRFPEELIKKMGELGLMGIPIPEQYGGAGMDFTSYITAIHELSRVSGSVGVILSVHTSVGTNPILYFGTEEQKKTYIPKLASGEYVGAFALTEPGAGSDAGGLRTRAIKDGDHYVLNGSKVFITNGTNANTFIVFARTDPEAGSKGISAFIVERETPGFEVGKKEKKMGMHGSGTVQLNFDQCRIRSGQLLGEEGEGFKIAMANLDIGRIGIAAQSLGILEAAVEQSVAYAKEREQFGKPIAQQQGVSFKLADMATALEASKLLTYNAASLRSSGIACGKEASMAKRYASEAAMNASIEAVQIHGGYGYTEDYDVERLFRDAKVCEIYEGTNEIQRMVISKHLLAK; encoded by the coding sequence ATGAACCTACAATTTACAGAAGAACAACAAATGATGCGCAAAATGGTCCGTGACTTTGCCGAACGTGAAGTGGCTCCTGCTGTAGAGAGGATGGAGAAAGAAGACCGTTTTCCAGAAGAACTTATAAAGAAAATGGGAGAGCTTGGTTTGATGGGCATTCCCATTCCTGAACAATATGGCGGTGCCGGAATGGACTTCACGTCTTACATTACTGCGATCCATGAGTTATCCCGTGTGAGTGGATCTGTTGGAGTTATCTTATCCGTGCATACATCTGTTGGAACGAACCCAATCCTTTATTTCGGCACAGAAGAGCAGAAGAAGACCTATATCCCGAAGCTTGCTTCAGGGGAATACGTCGGAGCTTTTGCTCTGACCGAACCGGGAGCTGGATCTGATGCCGGAGGCCTTCGAACGAGGGCTATTAAAGACGGGGATCATTATGTGTTAAATGGATCCAAAGTGTTTATCACGAATGGAACGAACGCCAACACCTTTATTGTTTTTGCCAGGACAGATCCTGAAGCAGGGTCAAAAGGCATTTCGGCTTTCATCGTCGAGCGGGAAACTCCTGGATTTGAAGTGGGGAAGAAAGAGAAGAAAATGGGCATGCACGGGTCGGGAACTGTACAGCTCAATTTCGATCAGTGTCGCATTCGGTCCGGTCAGCTCCTTGGTGAAGAAGGAGAAGGCTTTAAGATTGCGATGGCGAACCTTGATATTGGCCGAATTGGAATCGCGGCTCAATCGCTTGGCATTTTAGAAGCAGCGGTTGAACAGTCGGTAGCCTATGCGAAAGAGCGGGAGCAATTTGGGAAGCCAATCGCACAGCAACAAGGCGTTTCGTTCAAATTAGCGGACATGGCAACAGCGCTTGAAGCTTCGAAACTATTAACCTATAATGCCGCCTCTCTTAGATCCTCAGGTATTGCGTGTGGAAAAGAAGCGTCAATGGCGAAGCGATATGCATCAGAAGCAGCTATGAACGCAAGCATTGAAGCCGTTCAGATCCACGGAGGATATGGATATACAGAAGATTACGATGTAGAACGGTTATTCCGGGATGCGAAAGTATGTGAGATTTACGAAGGAACAAATGAAATTCAGCGTATGGTCATTAGCAAACATTTATTAGCGAAGTAA
- a CDS encoding 3-hydroxybutyryl-CoA dehydrogenase — translation MNVKTMMVIGAGQMGAGIAQVFAQAGFQVKLNDLSEDALEKGRSGIEKRLSRAVEKERMTEGEKAATLERLQTTTKLEDSFDCDLVIEAVVENMDVKTKVFQTLDAHAPSHAILASNTSSLPITEIAAVTERPSQVIGMHFMNPVPVMKLVEIIRALQTSDETYEAIETITKQLSKTPVEVNDFPGFVSNRVLMPMINEAIYTVYEGVATPEAVDDVMKLGMNHPMGPLTLADFIGLDTCLYIMEVLHEGFGDSKYRPCPLLRQYVKAGWLGKKSGRGFYQYS, via the coding sequence ATGAATGTGAAAACCATGATGGTGATAGGTGCCGGTCAAATGGGAGCTGGCATCGCCCAGGTCTTTGCACAGGCCGGGTTTCAGGTGAAATTAAACGATCTTTCAGAAGACGCGCTTGAAAAGGGGCGAAGCGGAATTGAGAAGAGGCTTTCCCGCGCTGTTGAGAAAGAACGCATGACAGAGGGAGAAAAGGCGGCGACACTTGAGCGACTCCAGACGACAACAAAGCTTGAAGACAGCTTCGATTGTGATCTTGTCATCGAAGCGGTGGTGGAGAACATGGACGTGAAGACGAAAGTATTCCAGACGCTCGACGCCCACGCTCCTTCACACGCGATTCTGGCGTCGAATACGTCCTCATTACCGATCACAGAAATTGCCGCTGTCACGGAGCGTCCTTCTCAAGTTATTGGAATGCACTTTATGAATCCAGTTCCGGTAATGAAGCTTGTGGAGATTATTCGCGCCTTGCAAACAAGTGATGAGACCTACGAAGCCATTGAAACCATTACAAAGCAATTAAGTAAGACGCCGGTAGAGGTTAATGACTTTCCTGGTTTTGTCTCGAACAGGGTCTTGATGCCGATGATTAATGAAGCCATTTACACCGTTTACGAAGGAGTGGCGACACCGGAGGCGGTGGATGATGTGATGAAGCTTGGTATGAATCATCCGATGGGGCCGCTTACGCTCGCTGATTTTATCGGTCTTGATACGTGCTTATATATCATGGAGGTTCTTCATGAAGGATTCGGAGACAGCAAGTACCGCCCATGTCCACTCCTTCGTCAGTACGTGAAAGCAGGATGGCTTGGGAAGAAGTCAGGTCGGGGGTTTTACCAGTACAGCTAG
- a CDS encoding acetyl-CoA C-acetyltransferase, which yields MAKTVIVAGARTPFGKLGGSISSLTASELGGTAIKATLERANFKPEDVGEVIMGTVLQGGQGQIPSRQAARHAGIPWEVKTETINKVCASGMRSVTLGDQLIRLGDEQVIVAGGMESMSNAPYFLPKARWGFRMGDQKVKDMMVHDGLTCSFEGVHMGNYGNNTANKYEVSREAQDEWAYRSHQRAVKAMEDGKMAEEITKVEVPQRKGDPIVVDQDEAPRKDTSVEALAKLRPVFDPNGTITAGNAPGVNDGAGAMLLMSDEYAKEKGYTPLATVIGHAEVAVEAQDFPETPGKVINAILEKTGKSIDEIDLFEVNEAFAAVSLASGKIAGLDEEKVNVNGGAVALGHPIGASGARIILTLMYELKRRGGGTGIAAICSGGGQGDAIMIEVPKQ from the coding sequence ATGGCAAAGACAGTTATTGTAGCGGGAGCACGCACACCTTTTGGTAAATTGGGAGGTTCAATTAGTTCGTTAACAGCATCAGAACTTGGCGGTACAGCGATTAAGGCGACGTTGGAGCGAGCGAACTTCAAACCTGAAGATGTTGGGGAAGTCATTATGGGGACGGTTCTTCAGGGAGGACAGGGACAAATTCCTTCACGTCAAGCGGCCCGCCACGCTGGCATTCCTTGGGAAGTGAAAACAGAAACGATTAACAAAGTATGTGCTTCTGGCATGCGTTCAGTAACACTTGGCGATCAGTTAATTCGCTTAGGAGATGAACAGGTTATTGTAGCCGGAGGCATGGAAAGCATGTCGAACGCGCCTTACTTCCTTCCGAAAGCACGATGGGGCTTCCGTATGGGAGACCAGAAAGTGAAAGATATGATGGTTCATGACGGATTGACGTGTTCCTTCGAAGGCGTGCATATGGGGAATTACGGCAACAACACGGCGAACAAATATGAAGTGAGCCGGGAAGCACAAGATGAGTGGGCGTACCGTTCTCATCAACGTGCCGTTAAAGCGATGGAAGATGGAAAGATGGCAGAAGAAATTACGAAAGTAGAAGTCCCTCAGCGTAAAGGGGATCCAATCGTTGTGGATCAGGATGAGGCTCCTCGTAAAGATACATCGGTGGAAGCATTAGCGAAATTGCGTCCTGTATTTGATCCAAATGGCACCATTACAGCAGGAAATGCGCCAGGGGTAAACGATGGGGCCGGAGCGATGTTACTCATGTCAGATGAGTACGCCAAGGAAAAGGGCTATACACCTCTTGCGACCGTTATCGGGCATGCAGAAGTTGCCGTTGAAGCGCAGGACTTCCCGGAAACACCAGGAAAAGTTATCAATGCCATTTTAGAGAAGACAGGCAAATCGATTGATGAGATCGATCTGTTTGAAGTCAATGAAGCCTTTGCGGCTGTGTCCCTTGCAAGTGGTAAGATTGCGGGCCTTGATGAAGAGAAAGTGAATGTAAACGGAGGCGCCGTTGCGTTAGGTCACCCGATCGGAGCGAGTGGAGCAAGAATTATCCTGACGCTCATGTACGAATTAAAACGTCGTGGTGGCGGAACAGGTATTGCAGCCATTTGTAGCGGTGGCGGCCAAGGCGACGCGATTATGATTGAAGTACCGAAACAGTAA
- a CDS encoding (Fe-S)-binding protein has product MDLLLLNWIMFLIVTAYGLYLFVRVVRTRIAYIQLGKKMDFDLQLKERLRDIMVYVFGQKKLLKDKKSGAIHVMMFYGFILVQFGAIDFIIKGLGKESHLPLGPIYPGFTFFQELVTLTIITAVVWAFYRRYVEKLVRLKRGLKAGLVLIFIGTLMVSVLLGNGMEIIWHNEDLTWSEPVASGIAFLLSWIGETAAAAIFFISWWVHLLILLTFLVYVPQSKHAHLLAGPVNVFMARDKRAGKLQKIDFDIEGEDEEEVSFGAGKIEDFSYLQMIDLYACVECGRCTNACPATGTGKMLSPMDLIIKLRDHLTEKGASVTGKSPWVPTYAFQNTNGNQLAQMAKASQNETAASLENVETTSLIGDVITEEEIWACTTCRNCEDQCPVMNEHVDKIIDLRRYLVLTEGKMDQDAQRAMMNIERQGNPWGLSKKERENWKKEDEAVRIPTVKELQKDGEEFEYLFWVSSMGSYDNRSQKIAMSFARLLNEAGVKFAILGNKERNSGDTARRLGNEFLFQDLAEKNIKEFEKAEVKKIVTIDPHAYNVFKNEYPDFGFEAEVYHHTELLAELVKDGRLKPTHEVKEKITYHDSCYLGRYNEVYEPPRDILKQIPGVEVVEMQRNRQNGMCCGAGGGLMWSEEKTGNRVNVARTEQALKVDPTTISSGCPFCLTMLSDGTKAKEVEEDVSTEDVAEILARSIFGSEKEEQTA; this is encoded by the coding sequence ATGGATTTACTGTTGTTGAATTGGATTATGTTCTTAATTGTAACCGCTTACGGTTTGTATTTGTTTGTACGAGTTGTTAGAACGCGCATTGCTTACATTCAGCTTGGTAAGAAAATGGATTTTGATCTGCAGTTGAAAGAACGTCTGCGGGATATTATGGTCTATGTGTTTGGTCAGAAGAAATTGTTGAAAGACAAAAAATCAGGCGCCATTCACGTCATGATGTTTTATGGATTTATTTTAGTCCAATTTGGGGCAATTGATTTTATTATTAAAGGTCTTGGGAAAGAAAGTCATCTGCCGCTTGGACCGATCTATCCTGGATTTACGTTTTTCCAGGAGCTTGTGACGTTAACGATTATTACAGCCGTTGTATGGGCCTTTTACCGTCGTTACGTTGAGAAATTAGTCCGCCTAAAGCGGGGTCTGAAAGCAGGACTCGTCCTGATTTTTATTGGGACATTAATGGTTTCTGTGTTACTTGGAAACGGAATGGAGATTATTTGGCACAATGAAGACCTTACATGGTCAGAGCCAGTAGCCTCAGGAATCGCCTTTTTACTTAGCTGGATTGGAGAAACAGCAGCAGCTGCCATCTTCTTTATTTCCTGGTGGGTTCACCTACTCATTTTACTTACATTCCTTGTGTACGTGCCTCAATCGAAGCACGCTCACTTGTTAGCAGGACCTGTTAACGTATTTATGGCGAGAGACAAACGTGCAGGGAAGCTTCAGAAGATCGACTTTGATATCGAAGGAGAAGACGAAGAAGAAGTTTCCTTCGGGGCAGGGAAGATTGAAGACTTCTCTTATCTGCAAATGATTGACTTATATGCCTGTGTAGAATGCGGACGCTGTACCAATGCCTGTCCGGCAACGGGTACAGGGAAGATGCTTTCTCCGATGGACTTAATTATTAAGCTTCGTGATCATTTAACGGAGAAGGGAGCATCGGTCACAGGGAAGTCACCATGGGTGCCAACGTATGCTTTTCAGAATACAAATGGCAATCAACTGGCTCAAATGGCGAAAGCTTCTCAGAACGAAACCGCAGCAAGCTTAGAGAATGTGGAAACAACAAGTTTGATCGGTGACGTCATCACAGAAGAAGAGATCTGGGCATGTACAACGTGCCGTAACTGTGAAGATCAGTGTCCGGTCATGAATGAACATGTCGACAAAATCATCGACCTTCGTCGTTATCTTGTTCTAACAGAAGGAAAGATGGACCAGGATGCTCAGCGTGCAATGATGAATATTGAGCGCCAGGGGAACCCTTGGGGTCTTTCTAAGAAAGAGCGTGAGAACTGGAAGAAAGAAGACGAAGCGGTTCGCATTCCAACTGTTAAAGAACTGCAAAAAGATGGAGAAGAATTTGAATACCTTTTCTGGGTAAGTTCAATGGGATCCTACGACAATCGTTCACAGAAGATCGCCATGTCCTTCGCTCGTTTGTTAAACGAAGCTGGCGTGAAGTTTGCCATCCTTGGTAACAAAGAACGGAACTCAGGGGACACAGCTCGTCGTCTTGGAAACGAATTCCTATTCCAGGACCTTGCAGAGAAAAACATTAAAGAATTTGAGAAAGCTGAAGTGAAGAAGATTGTTACAATTGATCCGCATGCTTATAACGTATTTAAAAATGAGTATCCGGACTTTGGATTTGAAGCTGAAGTGTATCACCATACAGAGCTGTTAGCGGAACTAGTGAAAGATGGCCGCTTAAAGCCAACGCATGAAGTGAAAGAAAAGATTACGTACCACGATTCTTGTTACCTGGGCCGATATAACGAAGTGTACGAACCACCTCGTGATATCTTAAAACAAATTCCTGGTGTTGAAGTCGTTGAAATGCAGCGTAATCGCCAAAATGGTATGTGTTGTGGTGCTGGTGGCGGCTTAATGTGGTCTGAAGAGAAAACAGGAAACCGCGTCAATGTGGCACGTACAGAACAAGCGCTAAAAGTAGATCCAACCACGATCTCCAGTGGCTGTCCGTTCTGTCTGACCATGTTAAGTGATGGAACGAAAGCGAAAGAAGTCGAAGAAGATGTATCGACAGAAGATGTGGCTGAAATCTTAGCTCGCTCGATTTTTGGTTCAGAAAAAGAGGAACAAACGGCTTAA
- the cls gene encoding cardiolipin synthase — MVFIYVLAAILLLIGLLLLDYALGKKHHLKNVRFLNFESTTGEYQIYTAGDPLFQDLFQDLRHAKKTIDMMFFIVKTDDISEELLEILKQKAEEGLQVRLLLDRVGSFRINSKIIKDLRESGVQFAFSETPKFPFFFYRLQRRNHRKITVIDGDIGYIGGFNVGREYLGKDAELGNWRDYHLRLLGDIVQHLQCTFFDDWYLATGHHDEEPFPTETEGEKWIEITATDGVQLEDVFESLICQAKDEIFIGTPYFIPSERLFKCLTDALDRGVNVKVIVPMKADHPLVKEAGLPYMMRLIEAGGEVYMFDRGFYHAKVVIIDQQLCDIGTANFDRRSLFLNKEVNTIIHNSRFVMDLRLAYLKDVQDSQPLKEHIFQLNTIRTKIKIGIARLFRPLL; from the coding sequence ATGGTCTTTATATATGTACTAGCAGCGATCCTACTGTTAATCGGATTACTCTTATTAGATTATGCATTAGGAAAGAAACACCACTTAAAAAATGTTCGTTTTCTTAATTTCGAAAGCACGACAGGTGAATATCAAATTTACACAGCTGGTGATCCGTTGTTTCAGGATCTATTTCAGGATTTACGACATGCAAAAAAGACAATTGATATGATGTTCTTTATTGTTAAAACCGATGACATAAGCGAGGAACTACTCGAGATCTTGAAGCAAAAAGCTGAAGAAGGGCTTCAAGTGCGTTTGTTACTTGACCGTGTTGGAAGCTTCCGGATTAATTCAAAAATAATTAAAGACCTAAGGGAGTCGGGCGTTCAGTTTGCTTTTAGCGAAACACCCAAATTTCCTTTCTTCTTCTATCGTTTACAACGACGGAACCATCGTAAAATTACGGTCATCGATGGAGACATTGGCTACATAGGCGGCTTTAATGTGGGTAGAGAATATTTAGGGAAGGATGCGGAGCTTGGAAACTGGAGAGATTACCATCTACGTTTACTAGGTGACATCGTTCAGCATCTTCAATGCACTTTCTTTGATGACTGGTATTTAGCGACGGGACACCATGACGAGGAACCCTTCCCAACGGAAACAGAGGGCGAAAAATGGATTGAGATCACTGCGACTGATGGCGTTCAGCTTGAAGACGTGTTTGAAAGCCTCATATGTCAGGCGAAAGATGAAATCTTTATCGGCACCCCTTATTTCATACCGAGTGAACGGTTGTTTAAATGCCTCACTGACGCGTTAGATCGCGGAGTCAATGTGAAGGTCATCGTTCCGATGAAAGCCGATCATCCCCTTGTCAAAGAAGCAGGACTGCCCTATATGATGCGATTGATTGAAGCTGGTGGTGAGGTGTATATGTTTGATCGAGGATTCTACCACGCTAAGGTTGTCATTATTGATCAGCAGCTCTGTGATATCGGAACAGCCAATTTCGACCGGCGAAGCCTGTTCTTAAATAAAGAAGTCAACACGATTATTCATAATTCCCGTTTCGTGATGGACTTGCGTCTTGCCTATTTAAAAGACGTACAAGACAGCCAGCCACTTAAAGAGCATATCTTCCAACTGAATACCATTCGTACAAAAATTAAAATTGGCATTGCCCGCTTGTTCCGGCCGCTGCTTTAG
- the uvsE gene encoding UV DNA damage repair endonuclease UvsE: MRIRFGFVSHTLSLWEAVPAKTLTFKRYSAMTEEERTNKLLEVTAKNLYHTKRALWFNRAAEIPLYRFSSSIVPLATHPEVAWDFITPFKKDWEEIGDIVRASGQRISFHPNQFTVFTSDKPHITENAVTDMTYHYRMLEAMGLENEGFINIHIGGAYGDKSSALDRFHQNIYEMPDEVRSRMTIENDDKTYTTAETLAAAEQAGLPVMFDYHHEMANPGEEDYASLLPRLFKTWEGTGYPPKVHLSSPKSTEKYRAHSDFVDPEFAVPFLKACKKETDVLDVMIEAKEKDRALLQIVEDLSAIRGVKRVRGGEIEF; encoded by the coding sequence ATGCGCATACGGTTTGGGTTCGTTTCCCATACTTTATCGTTATGGGAAGCTGTCCCTGCAAAGACGCTAACGTTTAAACGCTATTCGGCTATGACCGAAGAAGAACGAACGAATAAACTATTAGAAGTGACTGCTAAAAATTTATACCACACGAAACGAGCGCTTTGGTTTAATCGGGCTGCTGAGATCCCCCTTTACCGATTCTCATCTTCGATCGTCCCCCTCGCTACGCACCCGGAGGTAGCTTGGGATTTCATTACGCCTTTTAAGAAGGACTGGGAAGAGATTGGCGATATTGTAAGAGCCAGTGGGCAGCGGATTAGCTTCCACCCGAACCAATTTACTGTCTTCACAAGCGACAAGCCCCATATTACAGAAAACGCCGTAACGGACATGACTTACCACTACCGGATGCTTGAAGCGATGGGTCTTGAAAATGAAGGGTTTATCAATATCCACATTGGTGGTGCTTACGGAGATAAATCATCAGCACTAGACCGATTCCATCAAAATATTTACGAAATGCCTGATGAAGTACGTAGCCGAATGACGATTGAAAATGATGATAAAACGTATACCACAGCTGAAACCTTAGCAGCCGCAGAGCAAGCAGGGCTCCCGGTGATGTTTGACTACCATCATGAAATGGCAAACCCAGGCGAAGAAGACTACGCCTCCCTCCTCCCCCGTTTGTTCAAAACATGGGAGGGAACGGGCTATCCCCCTAAAGTTCATTTATCTTCTCCTAAATCAACAGAAAAGTACCGGGCCCATTCCGACTTTGTCGATCCGGAATTTGCCGTTCCGTTTTTGAAGGCTTGTAAAAAGGAGACGGATGTTCTAGATGTGATGATTGAGGCGAAGGAAAAAGATCGTGCTCTTCTTCAAATTGTGGAGGACTTAAGCGCGATTCGCGGGGTGAAGCGTGTGCGTGGCGGCGAGATTGAGTTTTGA
- a CDS encoding XapX domain-containing protein → MKIILLSIVTGFFVGFVFALFKLPIPAPPALAGVMGIVGIYLGFKAYEQLSPLIENLFK, encoded by the coding sequence ATGAAAATTATCCTTCTTTCCATCGTAACAGGATTTTTCGTTGGTTTTGTATTTGCCCTTTTCAAACTCCCCATCCCAGCCCCACCAGCACTAGCCGGAGTCATGGGCATCGTCGGCATTTACCTCGGCTTCAAAGCCTACGAACAACTCAGTCCCCTCATCGAAAATTTGTTCAAATAA